The following are from one region of the Sardina pilchardus chromosome 4, fSarPil1.1, whole genome shotgun sequence genome:
- the si:dkey-229b18.3 gene encoding uncharacterized protein si:dkey-229b18.3 — protein MAGDCTYNTHYANDDTFGTIKQSADGQQELVRDVNGVRAAQGNASSPPSPYFEEIGGSLYRKKLERGFVQYREVLAEEKRLNAIATFHQKRPGRRHHTLEDTYRFVAEHYWWEGMYLQVRDYVLGCEECKLRKPDRQEDRCVSRTVTSHSQEVLNKLKAQQEAGLFCDITLKTGGGHAFSAHRAVLAAVSEYFQEVFTEMDSAAVPQSYIDLTGFSEESFMPLLEFSYTSTLTLKLENLPEVSTMARHLRMWPALEACKAIQRDNGSPGTVHRPGLPLSLAPGCPPLESPNSRRTFPPFAQRADAFQWKRKRELSSEENDGDDPHHHHHHHHRHHHHHHHAEPFRNCAAQCREHHADGNFKLTLDDSDESEGECSRWPGLPQPQNRLQSGHPPPEENGFPCSPTRRLKLLDFKSPSSKRKLSTCSLSPTPGSAPPSSTSSSSAAKRTSPPRPRAARGQPARLLRSSPGAALALRRLLPKLDSSFKGKRRRLGSSFCTSSTATAVTAAAAAAAASSKGLSHRHSSPPEIQAVDSQVAAGLVTPTKVKQEPVEEEVQGARAQEEVLSPRTQEKYRLLSVLGLQRKSLLPGPDALTGWKQKNRLRKPKVNNYSLTARRKPKGRGGDLAAGASIGSSIGVLAEINPTFSLCDMTRVELLRRVIKAEPPELLRPEDLRLKKKAAADAHGNKPLLSTVKNTRSKVTLPPLLPTPCKRPEDRLPQEYRRAREMSSRARAKSAKWPAGAPKKPAVKVKQEPVDCPVSARVAAAHVPPRCNAGHARQRASLTPPPPRAKKSALSDGFVHTRSLPVTGRTQRYNSRCSIAMQQSRPKSSAAGSSDKSCSQRSRGQVRRRLREMGKGEESQEWAPQHHSLQQHPLYKAIKEEPADPLPLSVPQPDQEAPELGKRQSKLPVKLLDPGFLISFCRPAATGIKREEESVDICLTRSVAHASVPPGSPAHGSVRGGAGRLRRRDVADRRGAETTTTRPRSRPRREGQAAAQPVVAAAAFQRSTKALRRKVKKEPAERSLSQRVTQGHARPPATKKRSDTKREPTKNLGALLPLHSRRSVLLESIRRARLKQLRGPSAQAPRGSHACQQCRASYRDCDALIMHRIRHIEGKHWPCPLCSKTFFSQKNVKNHIRNHDPKLYRCRQCMVALS, from the exons ATGGCTGGCGATTGTACCTATAATACGCACTATGCTAATGATGACACTTTTGGCACCATCAAACAGTCAGCGGATGGACAACAAGAGCTCGTGAGAGATGTCAATGGCGTCCGCGCGGCACAGGGCAACGCCAGTTCGCCGCCGTCACCGTACTTCGAAGAAATCGGCGGCTCTCTGTACCGCAAAAAGTTGGAGAGGGGTTTCGTTCAGTACCGAGAGGTGCTGGCCGAAGAGAAGCGACTGAACGCCATCGCTACTTTCCATCAGAAGCGACCGGGGAGGAGACACCACACCCTTGAGGACACATACAGATTCGTGGCAGAACACTACTGGTGGGAAG GAATGTACCTTCAGGTGAGGGACTACGTCCTTGGGTGTGAGGAATGCAAGCTCAGAAAGCCCGACAGACAAGAG GACCGCTGTGTGTCCAGGACCGTGACGTCACACAGCCAGGAAGTGCTGAACAAGCTGAAGGCTCAACAGGAGGCAGGGCTCTTCTGTGACATCACGCTGAAGACGGGCGGTGGCCACGCGTTCTCTGCCCACAGAGCTGTTCTGGCTGCCGTCAGCGAGTACTTCCAGGAAGTCTTCACTGAAATGGACTCTGCTGCTGTTCCACAATCATACATTGATCTCACAG GATTCAGTGAGGAGAGCTTCATGCCCTTGCTGGAGTTTTCTTACACCTCCACACTGACTCTGAAGCTTGAGAACCTGCCCGAGGTGTCCACCATGGCCAGACACCTCCGCATGTGGCCTGCTCTGGAGGCCTGCAAAGCCATCCAGAGGGACAACGGATCCCCAGGGACCGTGCACCGCCCtgggcttcctctctctctggcccctgGGTGTCCTCCTCTGGAGTCGCCAAACAGCCGACGGACCTTCCCTCCATTTGCACAACGAGCGGACGCGTTTcagtggaagagaaagagggagctgAGCAGCGAGGAGAATGATGGTGacgacccccaccaccaccaccaccatcaccatcgccaccaccaccaccatcaccatgcAGAACCATTCCGGAACTGTGCTGCTCAGTGTAGGGAACACCATGCCGACGGCAACTTTAAGCTAACCCTGGACGACTCCGACGAGTCCGAAGGGGAGTGCTCCAGGTGGCCAGGCCTGCCGCAGCCTCAGAACAGGCTTCAGTCCGGCCACCCTCCGCCCGAGGAGAACGGCTTCCCCTGCAGTCCCACGCGCCGGCTGAAGCTGCTGGACTTCAAGTCTCCGTCCAGCAAGAGGAAGCTGTCCACGTGCAGCCTCTCCCCCACGCCCGGCTCCgcgcccccctcctccacctcgtcCTCGTCCGCCGCCAAACGCACTTCTCCTCCGCGGCCCCGGGCGGCGCGCGGACAGCCCGCCcgcctcctccgctcctccccCGGGGCCGCGCTCGCGCTGCGACGGCTCTTGCCCAAGCTGGACAGCTCCTTCAAGGGCAAGAGGAGACGCTTGGGCTCTTCCTTCTGCACCAGCTCCACTGCTACCGCTGTtaccgctgctgccgctgctgccgctgcttccTCCAAGGGTTTGAGTCACAGGCACAGTAGTCCTCCTGAGATTCAGGCGGTCGATAGCCAAGTGGCCGCCGGGCTGGTCACGCCGACGAAGGTGAAGCAAGAGCCGGTGGAGGAAGAGGTCCAGGGCGCCCGCGCGCAGGAAGAGGTCCTGAGCCCGCGGACTCAAGAGAAGTACCGTCTCCTCAGCGTCCTGGGCCTGCAGAGGAAGTCCCTGCTGCCCGGTCCGGACGCCCTCACCGGCTGGAAGCAGAAGAACCGGCTGCGGAAACCCAAGGTCAACAATTACTCGCTCACCGCCCGGCGGAAACCGAAAGGCCGAGGCGGCGATTTGGCGGCGGGGGCGAGCATCGGGTCCAGCATCGGCGTCCTGGCCGAGATCAACCCGACGTTCTCGCTCTGCGACATGACCCGCGTGGAGCTCCTGCGGCGGGTGATCAAGGCGGAACCCCCGGAGCTCCTCCGGCCCGAGGACCTGAGGCTGAAGAAGAAGGCGGCGGCGGACGCCCACGGCAACAAGCCCCTGCTGTCCACGGTGAAGAACACCCGCAGCAAGGTGACCCTCCCGCCGCTGCTGCCCACGCCGTGCAAGCGTCCGGAGGACCGGCTGCCGCAGGAGTACCGGCGCGCCCGAGAGATGTCGTCGCGCGCCCGGGCCAAGTCGGCCAAGTGGCCGGCCGGAGCCCCGAAGAAGCCCGCCGTCAAGGTCAAACAGGAGCCTGTGGACTGCCCAGTCTCGGCTCGCGTCGCCGCCGCCCATGTCCCGCCGCGTTGCAACGCCGGCCACGCGAGGCAACGAGCGTCTCTCACGCCTCCTCCCCCCAGGGCCAAAAAGTCCGCGCTGAGCGACGGGTTTGTGCACACGCGGTCGCTGCCCGTGACCGGACGCACGCAGCGGTATAACAGCAGGTGTAGTATAGCCATGCAGCAGAGCCGGCCCAAGTCGAGCGCCGCCGGCTCCTCGGACAAGTCTTGTTCGCAGAGGTCAAGGGGTCAGGTGAGACGGCGGCTGCGGGAGATgggaaagggggaggagagCCAGGAATGGGCCCCACAGCACCACAGTCTCCAGCAGCACCCTCTATACAAAGCCATCAAGGAAGAGCCAGCGGACCCCCTCCCGCTGTCGGTCCCGCAACCCGACCAGGAGGCGCCGGAGCTGGGCAAGCGGCAGAGCAAGCTGCCGGTGAAGCTGCTGGATCCCGGCTTCCTGATCAGCTTCTGCAGGCCGGCGGCCACCGGCAtcaagagggaggaggagagcgtgGACATCTGCCTGACCCGCTCGGTCGCCCACGCCAGCGTGCCGCCCGGCAGCCCGGCCCACGGGAGCGTCCGCGGCGGCGCCGGGAGGCTCCGCCGGAGGGACGTGGCCGACAGGAGAGGGGCggagacgacgacgacgaggcCGAGGTCGAGGCCGCGGCGGGAAGGGCAGGCGGCGGCGCAaccggtggtggcggcggcggcgttccAGCGCAGCACCAAGGCTCTCCGGCGCAAGGTGAAGAAGGAGCCGGCGGAGAGGAGCTTGAGCCAGAGGGTCACCCAAGGtcacgcccgcccgcctgccacCAAGAAGAGGTCCGACACGAAGAGAGAACCCACaaag